Proteins encoded by one window of Agarilytica rhodophyticola:
- a CDS encoding excisionase family DNA-binding protein: MNLLQEKLPTPEEAALAKLSSRELSAFLETKADSQAVSITDKEGIAHAVEIPVSALRLLVEVLTQLGEGNTVNLIPVHAQLTTQEGADILNVSRPTFIKLLDDEKIPYHRVGNRRKVAFSDVLNYKHDIDKKRLASLSELSELDQAMNMGYE, translated from the coding sequence ATGAACCTCCTACAAGAAAAGCTACCTACACCAGAAGAAGCAGCACTGGCAAAACTGTCCAGCCGCGAGTTGTCTGCTTTCTTGGAGACAAAAGCAGACTCACAAGCCGTAAGCATCACCGATAAAGAGGGTATCGCGCACGCAGTCGAAATTCCTGTTAGCGCTCTCCGTCTCCTGGTTGAAGTATTAACACAACTTGGAGAAGGTAATACGGTTAACCTTATACCCGTCCATGCTCAGCTTACAACTCAAGAGGGTGCCGACATACTTAACGTATCTCGACCCACGTTTATAAAGCTACTGGATGATGAAAAAATTCCTTATCATCGTGTCGGTAACAGGCGTAAAGTCGCCTTTTCTGATGTGCTGAACTACAAGCATGACATCGATAAGAAGCGCCTAGCGTCGCTCTCTGAGCTCTCTGAGCTCGACCAAGCAATGAATATGGGATACGAATGA
- a CDS encoding DUF6088 family protein, with the protein MKEQVLRYLKQIPDGKVFHIQAFHHIGSRSSVQRIISQLVSEGLIVRSVVRGFYFKPKELKIGDNTISYSPGADSLAKAWANHYGYILVGTAIEATNRVGFFTQMQVQSCFWSDGPTREFKTGNSITYITHVSSKLLWGGSTKEGLLYRAMTGVKACRIDDGQLRTAFKRLQIKDEEISSYCMALAASPLPKDWLKKIKQFRHINYLA; encoded by the coding sequence GTGAAAGAGCAGGTACTGCGCTACTTAAAGCAAATTCCCGATGGTAAAGTCTTTCATATTCAAGCATTCCACCATATCGGATCCAGGTCATCAGTCCAACGAATTATATCCCAGTTAGTAAGCGAAGGACTCATAGTACGAAGTGTTGTTAGAGGCTTTTACTTCAAACCCAAGGAGTTAAAAATCGGAGATAACACTATTAGCTATAGCCCTGGTGCAGATTCTTTAGCAAAAGCCTGGGCCAACCATTATGGATATATACTTGTTGGCACCGCTATAGAGGCTACCAACCGGGTTGGCTTTTTTACTCAAATGCAAGTCCAAAGCTGTTTTTGGAGCGACGGCCCTACGCGAGAATTTAAAACGGGAAATTCAATCACATACATCACTCACGTTTCTAGCAAGTTACTCTGGGGGGGAAGTACGAAGGAAGGCCTGTTGTACCGCGCCATGACAGGCGTGAAAGCATGTCGTATCGATGACGGGCAGCTTAGAACAGCCTTTAAACGGTTACAGATTAAAGATGAAGAAATTAGTAGCTACTGCATGGCTTTAGCTGCATCCCCACTGCCTAAGGATTGGTTGAAAAAAATTAAGCAGTTTCGCCATATCAATTACTTAGCTTGA
- a CDS encoding YkgJ family cysteine cluster protein, which yields MQSFPLDLLARLYDFMDEYNRFVATFAVCERGCSACCEIPVNVSRLEAEYIHRKTGRAIYNNIIAKSGHSPCPFLAESGNCSIYQYRPYNCRTFHTLDNPKYCSTGEDHAVYGVSSFGYGSDILADLAAVIRQVNNGEYHDIRVYFQAE from the coding sequence ATGCAATCTTTTCCACTTGATTTGCTTGCACGTCTTTATGATTTCATGGATGAGTACAACCGTTTTGTCGCTACATTCGCTGTGTGCGAAAGGGGCTGTAGTGCTTGCTGCGAAATTCCGGTCAATGTTTCGAGGTTAGAAGCCGAGTACATACATCGTAAAACTGGCCGAGCCATTTATAACAATATCATTGCTAAGAGTGGCCATTCCCCTTGTCCATTCTTAGCCGAAAGTGGTAACTGCTCAATTTACCAATACCGTCCCTATAATTGCAGAACATTCCATACGTTGGATAACCCGAAGTACTGTTCAACGGGTGAAGACCACGCTGTATATGGCGTTTCTTCTTTCGGCTATGGATCCGATATATTGGCCGATTTAGCAGCAGTGATAAGGCAAGTGAACAATGGGGAATATCATGATATCCGAGTATATTTTCAAGCCGAATAG
- a CDS encoding recombinase family protein: MIIGYARVSTHDQDTSLQLDALKAAGAERVYQESASGALRERPELNKCLDAAREGDTLIVWKLDRLGRSLPNLVEIISGLEERGIGFRSLTEAIDTTNAGGKLIFHIFAALADFERSLIQERTRAGLAAARARGRKGGRPRALSKDQVKKARAMLSDPMITKTEVARHFGVTRMTLNKALNDS; this comes from the coding sequence TTGATTATCGGCTATGCTCGCGTATCAACCCATGACCAAGACACATCCCTCCAGCTGGATGCCCTAAAGGCAGCTGGAGCCGAGCGTGTGTACCAGGAATCTGCTTCTGGAGCCTTAAGGGAGAGGCCTGAGCTCAATAAGTGCCTTGACGCCGCAAGGGAAGGGGACACTTTAATTGTGTGGAAGCTGGATAGGCTGGGGAGAAGTTTGCCTAACCTGGTGGAAATTATCAGCGGCCTCGAGGAGAGAGGTATCGGCTTCCGATCGCTAACGGAAGCTATCGACACTACAAACGCAGGTGGAAAGCTGATATTCCACATATTCGCTGCTCTAGCGGATTTCGAGCGATCGCTGATCCAGGAGCGAACACGTGCGGGGTTGGCTGCGGCACGCGCCCGAGGACGCAAGGGCGGCCGGCCCAGAGCTCTCAGTAAAGACCAAGTTAAAAAAGCCAGGGCAATGCTATCTGACCCTATGATCACCAAAACCGAAGTAGCCAGGCACTTTGGTGTAACCCGGATGACCTTAAACAAGGCCTTGAACGACTCATGA
- a CDS encoding PIN domain-containing protein yields the protein MTSNFTVVYDACVMYPAPLRSFLMYLALTDMFRARWSDMIHDEWIRNLLANRPDLTQKQLTRTKDLMNANVRGCLVSGFEPLIEAVELPDPDDRHVVAAAIHTRAEAIVTFNLKDFPDRALDKFNLKAIHPDEFIMDLMDLHIGTVIEAARTHRQSLKNPPFTADAYLDCLLKQQLPQSVSRLRALKVML from the coding sequence ATGACTTCCAATTTCACAGTTGTCTATGATGCATGCGTGATGTATCCCGCCCCATTGCGGAGCTTTCTTATGTACCTAGCTTTGACGGATATGTTCAGAGCTAGGTGGTCGGATATGATCCATGATGAATGGATCCGTAACTTACTAGCAAATCGGCCAGATTTAACTCAGAAACAGCTTACTCGCACGAAAGACCTAATGAATGCCAACGTTAGGGGATGTTTAGTTTCCGGGTTTGAGCCGCTTATAGAAGCCGTTGAGCTTCCCGATCCAGACGACCGCCATGTGGTGGCCGCCGCAATACATACGCGCGCAGAAGCGATCGTAACGTTTAATTTAAAGGACTTCCCAGACCGCGCACTAGATAAATTCAATTTAAAGGCTATTCACCCAGACGAATTCATCATGGATTTAATGGATCTCCATATCGGTACCGTGATCGAGGCAGCCAGAACACACCGCCAAAGCTTAAAGAACCCGCCTTTTACGGCAGATGCTTACCTAGATTGCCTACTCAAACAACAGTTGCCACAAAGTGTTTCTCGGCTAAGAGCACTTAAAGTAATGCTATAA
- a CDS encoding SprT-like domain-containing protein, which yields MTPTSELYSSLQKSFDFFNETLFDRGLPTVIFTVQRQKSVMGYFAPDRWASKEGKNCHEIAINPSYVGQAAIIELFQTLVHEMVHCWQHVHGTPGRRGYHNKEWAKKMKDVGLMPSTTGRPGGKETGERMSDYPIAGGLFIDKCKTLVSSESFILPWVDRYARVTPPNEVFENYSEVLGDTDSVTVSSLTSTVSELLQSETLVIDTAAQKVKSKYTCQGCKANVWGRSGLNISCDDCDLSMEEN from the coding sequence ATGACACCAACTTCTGAGCTATATTCATCACTGCAAAAAAGCTTCGATTTCTTTAATGAAACCTTGTTCGATCGCGGCCTGCCTACCGTTATATTCACTGTCCAGAGGCAAAAATCAGTAATGGGGTACTTTGCTCCGGATAGATGGGCATCCAAAGAAGGTAAAAACTGCCACGAAATAGCCATCAACCCTTCATATGTTGGCCAAGCGGCCATTATTGAGCTGTTTCAAACACTTGTTCATGAAATGGTTCATTGCTGGCAACATGTTCACGGAACACCAGGGCGAAGAGGCTACCATAACAAAGAGTGGGCAAAGAAAATGAAAGACGTGGGGCTTATGCCTTCCACAACTGGACGACCGGGAGGAAAAGAGACCGGGGAACGGATGTCTGACTACCCTATTGCCGGCGGCCTGTTCATTGATAAGTGCAAAACACTTGTGTCGTCAGAGAGTTTCATCCTTCCTTGGGTAGATCGTTATGCCCGAGTCACTCCACCGAATGAGGTGTTTGAAAATTATTCTGAAGTACTCGGTGATACCGACTCAGTTACTGTGAGCTCGCTAACCTCCACAGTCAGCGAGTTACTTCAGTCGGAAACGCTAGTAATAGACACAGCTGCTCAGAAGGTAAAATCAAAGTACACCTGCCAAGGGTGTAAGGCTAATGTCTGGGGAAGGTCAGGCTTAAATATATCGTGCGATGACTGCGATTTATCAATGGAGGAGAATTAA
- a CDS encoding AHH domain-containing protein, whose protein sequence is MFPDIRPPFSHVERLLADFAKKDKPTIADFAAVGTLGVMYDKLDQYRMEAMQMSTEQLKTEKHKSSRLAEHMRKSGDPRPSSRCDCHAIVSGGMRQAIEIRAVMAWLKVRIDDPVNGCWLPRDWDDRAHMPNHLRSAVPHRRIHHRQYYLWLASRINVRIIKNSDQLINALRMARRLLQSGAVPPSVMPRTGR, encoded by the coding sequence ATGTTTCCTGACATTAGACCGCCATTTAGCCATGTCGAGCGATTACTAGCGGATTTTGCAAAGAAAGATAAGCCGACTATTGCCGATTTTGCAGCTGTTGGAACGCTTGGTGTGATGTATGACAAGCTTGATCAGTATCGCATGGAAGCTATGCAAATGAGTACAGAGCAACTTAAGACAGAGAAACATAAGTCTTCGCGATTAGCCGAACACATGCGAAAGTCCGGTGATCCCCGGCCCTCCTCTCGTTGTGACTGTCATGCGATTGTTTCGGGCGGGATGAGGCAGGCTATTGAAATTCGTGCTGTTATGGCGTGGTTGAAGGTGCGCATCGATGATCCTGTTAATGGGTGTTGGTTGCCCAGAGATTGGGATGATCGAGCTCACATGCCAAATCATCTGCGTAGTGCTGTGCCCCACAGAAGGATTCATCATAGGCAGTATTATCTATGGCTTGCAAGTCGCATAAACGTAAGGATTATAAAGAATTCAGATCAATTGATTAACGCACTTCGGATGGCTCGTAGACTACTACAAAGCGGTGCCGTGCCTCCGAGTGTTATGCCGCGAACAGGAAGGTAA
- a CDS encoding DUF1778 domain-containing protein encodes MPKIPVKTNDRMSLRIASEEKALLMRAAALQHTNLTEFVIRNVMSAARKIIDENERLELTERDSLHVLDLLDNPPAPNNKLLAAAFALPKQS; translated from the coding sequence ATGCCTAAGATTCCAGTAAAAACTAACGACCGTATGTCACTACGTATTGCCTCAGAAGAAAAGGCGCTGTTGATGCGTGCAGCCGCTTTACAGCATACCAACTTGACTGAGTTCGTGATCCGCAATGTGATGTCAGCAGCACGGAAGATTATCGACGAGAACGAGCGATTGGAGCTGACCGAAAGAGATAGCTTGCATGTTCTGGATCTTTTAGATAACCCACCGGCGCCCAATAATAAATTGTTGGCCGCAGCTTTTGCCTTACCGAAGCAATCATAA
- a CDS encoding rubredoxin yields the protein MSRRPTDVEYKAYDGMHCRVTWRSLPHDWRCPVCDRTKREILIWGERRGSNARVYGKVGFKAGIHKHHDHGADFGAGRFPDTHVCGACNRLDATLKKKVEAVDNFSFSPEELKQCLRSVRPNEGIKSTDIDFDRALEIYTILKLLPKD from the coding sequence ATGTCTAGACGCCCTACTGATGTCGAGTATAAGGCTTATGATGGGATGCATTGCCGTGTTACTTGGAGGTCATTACCTCATGATTGGCGGTGTCCTGTCTGCGATCGTACGAAAAGAGAGATTTTGATTTGGGGCGAGCGTAGAGGCTCAAATGCCCGAGTATATGGAAAAGTTGGGTTCAAGGCGGGTATCCATAAGCATCATGATCATGGTGCAGATTTTGGTGCAGGACGCTTTCCTGATACGCATGTTTGTGGCGCTTGTAATAGGCTCGACGCAACACTAAAGAAGAAGGTTGAGGCCGTAGATAACTTTTCATTTTCTCCGGAAGAGCTGAAGCAGTGCCTGAGATCTGTACGCCCAAATGAAGGCATCAAGTCAACAGATATAGATTTTGATCGAGCCCTAGAAATTTACACCATTCTGAAGCTGTTACCTAAAGATTGA